One stretch of Miscanthus floridulus cultivar M001 chromosome 18, ASM1932011v1, whole genome shotgun sequence DNA includes these proteins:
- the LOC136520322 gene encoding formate dehydrogenase 1, mitochondrial, with the protein MAMWRAAARQLVDRALGSRAAHTSAGSKKIVGVFYKGWEYADKNPNFVGCVEGALGIRGWLESQGHQYIVTDDKEGPNCELEKHIEDMHVLITTPFHPAYVTAERIKKAKNLELLLTAGIGSDHIDLPAAAAAGLTVAEVTGSNTVSVAEDELLRILILLRNFLPGYQQVVQGEWNVAGIAHRAYDLEGKTVGTVGAGRIGRLLLQRLKPFNCNLLYHDRLQIDPELEKEIGAKFEEDLDAMLPKCDVIVINTPLTEKTRGMFNKERIAKMKKGVIVVNNARGAIMNTQAVADACSSGHIAGYGGDVWFPQPAPKDHPWRYMPNHAMTPHISGTTIDAQLRYAEGVRDMLDRYFKGEDFPVHNYIVKEGQLASQYQ; encoded by the exons ACGTCTGCAGGCAGCAAGAAGATCGTCGGGGTGTTCTACAAGGGCTGGGAGTATGCCGACAAGAACCCCAACTTCGTCGGCTGCGTCGAGGGAGCACTCGGCATCCGCGGCTGGCTCGAGTCGCAGGGCCATCAGTACATTGTCACCGATGACAAGGAGGGCCCCAACTGTG AACTGGAGAAACACATTGAAGACATGCATGTCCTGATTACCACACCATTCCACCCAGCTTATGTCACTGCAGAGAGGATAAAGAAGGCAAAGAATCTTGAGCTTCTTCTCACGGCTGGAATTGGCTCCGATCATATTGATCTTCCAGCAGCCGCTGCTGCGGGCTTAACTGTGGCTGAGGTCACTGGAAGTAACACCGTCTCTGTGGCAGAAGATGAGCTCTTGCGCATTCTGATTCTGCTCAGGAACTTCTTGCCTGGGTACCAACAGGTAGTTCAAGGCGAATGGAACGTAGCAGGCATTGCCCACAGAGCTTATGATCTTGAAGGAAAAACTGTTGGGACTGTTGGGGCTGGTCGTATTGGCAGGCTCCTGCTTCAGCGTCTTAAGCCCTTTAACTGCAACCTGCTTTACCATGACAGACTTCAGATTGACCCAGAGCTTGAGAAAGAAATTGGGGCCAAATTTGAGGAGGACCTGGATGCTATGCTTCCAAAGTGTGATGTGATTGTGATCAACACACCTCTTACGGAGAAAACAAG AGGCATGTTTAACAAAGAGAGGATCGCAAAGATGAAGAAAGGTGTAATTGTTGTGAATAATGCTCGAGGGGCAATCATGAATACTCAAGCAGTCGCAGATGCATGTTCTAGCGGACACATTGCTG GATACGGTGGCGATGTGTGGTTCCCCCAGCCAGCACCGAAGGATCACCCCTGGCGCTACATGCCTAACCATGCCATGACCCCTCACATCTCTGGGACTACAATTGATGCGCAG CTGCGTTATGCGGAGGGTGTGAGGGACATGCTGGATAGATATTTCAAGGGCGAGGACTTCCCGGTGCACAACTACATCGTCAAGGAAGGCCAGCTTGCCAGTCAGTACCAGTGA
- the LOC136523990 gene encoding uncharacterized protein, whose protein sequence is MVPGAPARSLTPLGEGGGVPGPVVARPGAEAGTPEARVSEERAVGPMGSTVEVERVTVGATPLSPRRVEEVPGSDGDQLALVDTEAALLPPPPPLQRRRTVSKRLHPRSRQTLLVGDPPLAPRKALKVNVSSSAHQAAEAQAGVRRGAASGEAVSEEAAAQEQGAEAAAERVEEEAAQEQGAEAAAKEAGASAIAEATEGEAGAPKTSDVRAVDAEAIKVEMAEARALGSVETEAMEVETGQILAPPLVQTISSDDSSRGKEAADVEAASTAEQQVPDPAEGSSALVPLRPEPRGWNFPRVFWRDQADPEGEPVFALEDVAEGGRWDTLEEYRRLAVRSLQTAMTVMERDLPGVTRELETRSLGKSVFLRNERDIWDQLRRQKGLLADAQGLLSARSAEVEDLRLRCADIQAELAMAKEQSAPLVAKIKELEEERDSFRLRAQEATASAKATAGQLGAEQSEHQATKVALAEATKAAEASRVEVSAWKGKAEDLEKEASQAAEASVAAQAALDVEVREHEALRSAVRSACEALDVEEVQSASSLGSRLIALSGHVRERLRGALHTGVKRALAVVSSHYAINLEAVSDGYVLPEDDEEADAEVVRLLEAAEAPGTALAKLFEEEVVPPAPAADP, encoded by the exons atggttcccggggcgccggcaaggagcctgacgcccctaggagaaggaggaggtgtcccggggccagtggtggcccgtcccggcgccgaggccggcacacccgaggcgcgggtgtcggaggagcgtgccgtcggcccgatgggttcgacggtggaggttgagcgggtgacggtgggggcgaccccattatctccgcgaagggtcgaggaggtgccggggtccgacggggaccagctggcgctggtggacaccgaggccgcgttgctgccaccaccgccgccgttgcagaggaggcggacggtgtcgaagcggttgcatccccgttcgcg ccagacgcttctggtgggagaccctcccttggcgccccgtaaggcgctcaaggtgaacgttagctcttccgcccatcaggcagcggaggcgcaggcaggCGTGcgacgtggcgcggcgtcgggtgaggccgtttcggaggaggcggctgcccaggaacagggggccgaggcggccgcggagcgagtggaggaggaggctgcccaggaacagggggccgaggcggccgcgaaggaggctggggcgtctgctattgccgaggccactgagggcgaggccggagcccccaagacctccgacgtcagggcggtggacgccgaggccatcaaggtagagatggcggaggccagagccctcgggtccgtcgagaccgaggcgatggaggtggagacggggcaaattttggcgccgcccctggttcagacaatctcgtctgatgattcctcccgagggaaggaggcggcggacgtcgaggcggccagtaccgcggagcaacaagtcccagatcctgccgaggggagttcggcccttgtcccgctacggcccgagccccgtgggtggaacttcccgcgtgttttctggcgggaccaggctgatcccgagggggagcctgtgttcgcccttgaggacgtcgccgagggggggcgttgggataccctcgaggagtATCGCCGATTGGCCGTGCGGTcgttgcagacagcgatgactgtcatggaaagggacttgcctggtgtcactcgg gagctcgagacccgatcccttgggaaatcggtgttcctgcgaaatgagagggatatctgggaccagctccggcgccagaagggcttgcttgccgatgcccagggactattgtcggcgcggagtgcggaagtggaggacctccgccttcgttgtgccgacattcaggcggagttggccatggctaaggagcagtccgcccctctggtggccaagatcaaggaactggaggaggagcgagactccttcaggcttcgggcccaagaagcgacggcctctgcgaaggctacagccgggcagctgggtgcggagcagagcgagcatcaggcgacaaaagtcgccctggcggaggctaccaaggcggccgaggcctctcgggtcgaggtctcagcctggaagggcaaggccgagg atctggagaaagaggcctcccaggcggctgaggcctccgtcgcggcgcaagcagcgctggatgtcgaggtccgggagcacgaggcgctgcgcagcgctgtccggtctgcctgcgaggctctggacgtcgaggaggtccaatcagctagctcccttgggagccgcctcatcgcgttgagcggccacgtccgcgagagactccgaggggcgttgcacacgggtgtcaagcgcgccctggccgtcgtctcctcgcactacgccatcaacctcgaggctgtcagcgacggctacgtgttgccagaagatgacgaggaggctgatgcagaggtcgtgaggctgttggaggcggccgaggcacctggcaccgcgttggccaagctgttcgaagaagaggtggttcctcccgcgccagccgccgatccttga